The following are encoded in a window of Pongo abelii isolate AG06213 chromosome 16, NHGRI_mPonAbe1-v2.0_pri, whole genome shotgun sequence genomic DNA:
- the LOC129050321 gene encoding golgin subfamily A member 8B-like isoform X6 codes for MAEETRQSKLAAAKKKLKEYWQRNSPGVPAAAKRNRKANGSSPETATSGGCHSSEASPRQEQAAVLDSRSVKISRLNNTIKSLKQQKKQVEHQLEEEKEANSEKQKAQRELEVQIQRLNIENKKLNTDLYRTKRSLRYFEEESRDLAGRLQRSSQRTGELERALCAVAATQKKPDGFSSRSKALMKMQLEQSIREQILLKRHVTQLKESLKEVQLERDQYALQIKGERAQWQQRMRKMSQEVCTLKEAKKHDTHRVEELERSLSKLKNQTAEPLLPDPPAVPSEVELQDLRKELERVAGELQAQVENNRRINLLNRGQKERLREQEERLQEQQERLQEQEKRLQQLAEPQSDYKELKNEDKSALQWEQQVKELQEKLGQVTETVTSAQKEPEAAAPASGAGGESVSGETLRALREVMEKLESGLMDLLEEKADLREHVEKLEVRFIQYWRERCHQKVHRLLTEPGGSAKDAAPGGGHHQAGPGQGGGEGEAAGAAGDGVAACANYNEGHGKFLAAARNPAAEPGPGAPAPQELGAADMHGDLCEVSLTNSVEPAQGEAREGSSQDNPTAQPIVQLLGEMQDHQEHPGLGRNPCVPCFCWAWLPRGRR; via the exons atggCAGAAGAAACTCGACAGAGCAAATTAGCTGCAGCCAAGAAAAAG TTAAAAGAATATTGGCAGAGAAACAGCCCTGGTGTTCCAGCAGCAGCGAAGAGGAACAGGAAAGCAAATGGCAGTAGCCCTGAGACAGccacttctggtggttgccactCATCTGAGGCT AGCCCACGCCAAGAACAAGCAGCAGTCCTGGACTCGAGGTCCGTAAAAATCAGTCGACTGAATAACACCATCAAATCTTTG aaacaacagaagaaacaagTGGAACATCAGCTGGAAGAA gaaaaggaagcaaacagTGAGAAACAGAAAGCCCAAAGGGagctagag GTTCAAATCCAGAGATTGAACATAGAGAACAAGAAACTAAATACGGACCTGTATCGCACGAAACGTTCTCTCAGATACTTTGAAG AAGAGTCCAGGGATCTGGCCGGCCGCCTGCAACGTTCATCACAGCGTACAGGAGAGTTAGAGCGGGCTCTCTGTGCTGTCGCCGCCACGCAGAAGAAGCCAGATGGG TTCTCGAGCCGCAGTAAAGCACTTATGAAGATGCAGTTAGAGCAGTCCATAAGGGAGCAGATACTGCTGAAACGACACGTGACACAG TTGAAGGAGTCACTTAAAGAAGTCCAGCTGGAGAGAGATCAATATGCACTACAAATAAAAGGAGAGAGGGCCCAGTGGCAGCAGAGGATGAGGAAAATGTCGCAGGAG gtTTGCACATTGAAGGAGGCGAAGAAGCATGATACGCATCGGGTAGAAGAGCTGGAGAGGAGTTTGTCCAAACTCAAAAACCAGACGG CTGAACCACTGCTCCCGGATCCCCCAGCAGTGCCCTCTGAGGTGGAGCTGCAAGACCTGAGGAAGGAGCTGGAGAGAGTGGCAGGAGAGCTCCAGGCTCAGGTGGAAAACAATCGGCGCATCAATCTCCTGAACCGTGGGCAAAAGGAGAGGCTTCGCGAGCAGGAGGAGAGGCTTCAGGAGCAGCAGGAGAGGCTTCAGGAACAGGAGAAGAGGCTTCAGCAGCTGGCCGAGCCACAGAGTGACTACAAGGAGCTG AAGAACGAGGACAAGAGCGCCCTGCAGTGGGAGCAGCAAGTAAAGGAGCTGCAGGAGAAGCTGGGCCAGGTGACGGAGACGGTCACCTCAGCCCAGAAGGAGCCagaggcagcagccccagcctcGGGGGCTGGGGGCGAGTCTGTGAGTGGGGAGACCCTCCGGGCCCTGCGGGAAGTCATGGAGAAGCTGGAG AGCGGCCTTATGGACCTCCTGGAGGAGAAGGCGGACCTGAGGGaacatgtggagaaactggaagttCGATTCATCCAGTACTGGAGAGAGAGATGCCATCA GAAAGTGCATCGCCTTCTAACAGAGCCAGGGGGCAGTGCCAAAGACGCAGCACCTGGAGGAGGACATCATCAGGCTGGCCCAGGacaaggaggaggggaag GTGAAGCTGCTGGAGCTGCAGGAGATGGTGTTGCGGCTTGTGCCAACTATAACGAGGGGCACGGCAAATTCCTGGCCGCTGCCCGGAACCCTGCTGCTGAACCCGGTCCAGGAGCCCCAGCCCCCCAGGAGCTTGGGGCTGCCGACATGCATGGTG ATCTTTGTGAGGTGAGCCTCACCAACAGCGTGGAGCCTGCACAAGGAGAAGCCAGGGAGGGTTCTTCCCAGGACAACCCTACTGCACAGCCAATCGTGCAGCTCCTTGGTGAGATGCAGGACCACCAAGAGCACCCAGGCTTGGGCAGAAACCCCTGTGTGCCATGCTTTTGCTGGGCTTGGCTGCCCAGAGGAAGGAGATAA
- the LOC129050321 gene encoding golgin subfamily A member 8B-like isoform X2: protein MAEETRQSKLAAAKKKLKEYWQRNSPGVPAAAKRNRKANGSSPETATSGGCHSSEASPRQEQAAVLDSRSVKISRLNNTIKSLKQQKKQVEHQLEEEKEANSEKQKAQRELEVQIQRLNIENKKLNTDLYRTKRSLRYFEEESRDLAGRLQRSSQRTGELERALCAVAATQKKPDGFSSRSKALMKMQLEQSIREQILLKRHVTQLKESLKEVQLERDQYALQIKGERAQWQQRMRKMSQEVCTLKEAKKHDTHRVEELERSLSKLKNQTAEPLLPDPPAVPSEVELQDLRKELERVAGELQAQVENNRRINLLNRGQKERLREQEERLQEQQERLQEQEKRLQQLAEPQSDYKELLQNLLLSVQKNEDKSALQWEQQVKELQEKLGQVTETVTSAQKEPEAAAPASGAGGESVSGETLRALREVMEKLESGLMDLLEEKADLREHVEKLEVRFIQYWRERCHQKVHRLLTEPGGSAKDAAPGGGHHQAGPGQGGGEGEAAGAAGDGVAACANYNEGHGKFLAAARNPAAEPGPGAPAPQELGAADMHGDLCEVSLTNSVEPAQGEAREGSSQDNPTAQPIVQLLGEMQDHQEHPGLGRNPCVPCFCWAWLPRGRR from the exons atggCAGAAGAAACTCGACAGAGCAAATTAGCTGCAGCCAAGAAAAAG TTAAAAGAATATTGGCAGAGAAACAGCCCTGGTGTTCCAGCAGCAGCGAAGAGGAACAGGAAAGCAAATGGCAGTAGCCCTGAGACAGccacttctggtggttgccactCATCTGAGGCT AGCCCACGCCAAGAACAAGCAGCAGTCCTGGACTCGAGGTCCGTAAAAATCAGTCGACTGAATAACACCATCAAATCTTTG aaacaacagaagaaacaagTGGAACATCAGCTGGAAGAA gaaaaggaagcaaacagTGAGAAACAGAAAGCCCAAAGGGagctagag GTTCAAATCCAGAGATTGAACATAGAGAACAAGAAACTAAATACGGACCTGTATCGCACGAAACGTTCTCTCAGATACTTTGAAG AAGAGTCCAGGGATCTGGCCGGCCGCCTGCAACGTTCATCACAGCGTACAGGAGAGTTAGAGCGGGCTCTCTGTGCTGTCGCCGCCACGCAGAAGAAGCCAGATGGG TTCTCGAGCCGCAGTAAAGCACTTATGAAGATGCAGTTAGAGCAGTCCATAAGGGAGCAGATACTGCTGAAACGACACGTGACACAG TTGAAGGAGTCACTTAAAGAAGTCCAGCTGGAGAGAGATCAATATGCACTACAAATAAAAGGAGAGAGGGCCCAGTGGCAGCAGAGGATGAGGAAAATGTCGCAGGAG gtTTGCACATTGAAGGAGGCGAAGAAGCATGATACGCATCGGGTAGAAGAGCTGGAGAGGAGTTTGTCCAAACTCAAAAACCAGACGG CTGAACCACTGCTCCCGGATCCCCCAGCAGTGCCCTCTGAGGTGGAGCTGCAAGACCTGAGGAAGGAGCTGGAGAGAGTGGCAGGAGAGCTCCAGGCTCAGGTGGAAAACAATCGGCGCATCAATCTCCTGAACCGTGGGCAAAAGGAGAGGCTTCGCGAGCAGGAGGAGAGGCTTCAGGAGCAGCAGGAGAGGCTTCAGGAACAGGAGAAGAGGCTTCAGCAGCTGGCCGAGCCACAGAGTGACTACAAGGAGCTG CTGCAGAACTTGCTTCTCTCTGTCCAGAAGAACGAGGACAAGAGCGCCCTGCAGTGGGAGCAGCAAGTAAAGGAGCTGCAGGAGAAGCTGGGCCAGGTGACGGAGACGGTCACCTCAGCCCAGAAGGAGCCagaggcagcagccccagcctcGGGGGCTGGGGGCGAGTCTGTGAGTGGGGAGACCCTCCGGGCCCTGCGGGAAGTCATGGAGAAGCTGGAG AGCGGCCTTATGGACCTCCTGGAGGAGAAGGCGGACCTGAGGGaacatgtggagaaactggaagttCGATTCATCCAGTACTGGAGAGAGAGATGCCATCA GAAAGTGCATCGCCTTCTAACAGAGCCAGGGGGCAGTGCCAAAGACGCAGCACCTGGAGGAGGACATCATCAGGCTGGCCCAGGacaaggaggaggggaag GTGAAGCTGCTGGAGCTGCAGGAGATGGTGTTGCGGCTTGTGCCAACTATAACGAGGGGCACGGCAAATTCCTGGCCGCTGCCCGGAACCCTGCTGCTGAACCCGGTCCAGGAGCCCCAGCCCCCCAGGAGCTTGGGGCTGCCGACATGCATGGTG ATCTTTGTGAGGTGAGCCTCACCAACAGCGTGGAGCCTGCACAAGGAGAAGCCAGGGAGGGTTCTTCCCAGGACAACCCTACTGCACAGCCAATCGTGCAGCTCCTTGGTGAGATGCAGGACCACCAAGAGCACCCAGGCTTGGGCAGAAACCCCTGTGTGCCATGCTTTTGCTGGGCTTGGCTGCCCAGAGGAAGGAGATAA
- the LOC129050321 gene encoding golgin subfamily A member 8B-like isoform X7 — MAEETRQSKLAAAKKKLKEYWQRNSPGVPAAAKRNRKANGSSPETATSGGCHSSEASPRQEQAAVLDSRSVKISRLNNTIKSLKQQKKQVEHQLEEEKEANSEKQKAQRELEVQIQRLNIENKKLNTDLYRTKRSLRYFEEESRDLAGRLQRSSQRTGELERALCAVAATQKKPDGFSSRSKALMKMQLEQSIREQILLKRHVTQLKESLKEVQLERDQYALQIKGERAQWQQRMRKMSQEVCTLKEAKKHDTHRVEELERSLSKLKNQTAEPLLPDPPAVPSEVELQDLRKELERVAGELQAQVENNRRINLLNRGQKERLREQEERLQEQQERLQEQEKRLQQLAEPQSDYKELNEDKSALQWEQQVKELQEKLGQVTETVTSAQKEPEAAAPASGAGGESVSGETLRALREVMEKLESGLMDLLEEKADLREHVEKLEVRFIQYWRERCHQKVHRLLTEPGGSAKDAAPGGGHHQAGPGQGGGEGEAAGAAGDGVAACANYNEGHGKFLAAARNPAAEPGPGAPAPQELGAADMHGDLCEVSLTNSVEPAQGEAREGSSQDNPTAQPIVQLLGEMQDHQEHPGLGRNPCVPCFCWAWLPRGRR, encoded by the exons atggCAGAAGAAACTCGACAGAGCAAATTAGCTGCAGCCAAGAAAAAG TTAAAAGAATATTGGCAGAGAAACAGCCCTGGTGTTCCAGCAGCAGCGAAGAGGAACAGGAAAGCAAATGGCAGTAGCCCTGAGACAGccacttctggtggttgccactCATCTGAGGCT AGCCCACGCCAAGAACAAGCAGCAGTCCTGGACTCGAGGTCCGTAAAAATCAGTCGACTGAATAACACCATCAAATCTTTG aaacaacagaagaaacaagTGGAACATCAGCTGGAAGAA gaaaaggaagcaaacagTGAGAAACAGAAAGCCCAAAGGGagctagag GTTCAAATCCAGAGATTGAACATAGAGAACAAGAAACTAAATACGGACCTGTATCGCACGAAACGTTCTCTCAGATACTTTGAAG AAGAGTCCAGGGATCTGGCCGGCCGCCTGCAACGTTCATCACAGCGTACAGGAGAGTTAGAGCGGGCTCTCTGTGCTGTCGCCGCCACGCAGAAGAAGCCAGATGGG TTCTCGAGCCGCAGTAAAGCACTTATGAAGATGCAGTTAGAGCAGTCCATAAGGGAGCAGATACTGCTGAAACGACACGTGACACAG TTGAAGGAGTCACTTAAAGAAGTCCAGCTGGAGAGAGATCAATATGCACTACAAATAAAAGGAGAGAGGGCCCAGTGGCAGCAGAGGATGAGGAAAATGTCGCAGGAG gtTTGCACATTGAAGGAGGCGAAGAAGCATGATACGCATCGGGTAGAAGAGCTGGAGAGGAGTTTGTCCAAACTCAAAAACCAGACGG CTGAACCACTGCTCCCGGATCCCCCAGCAGTGCCCTCTGAGGTGGAGCTGCAAGACCTGAGGAAGGAGCTGGAGAGAGTGGCAGGAGAGCTCCAGGCTCAGGTGGAAAACAATCGGCGCATCAATCTCCTGAACCGTGGGCAAAAGGAGAGGCTTCGCGAGCAGGAGGAGAGGCTTCAGGAGCAGCAGGAGAGGCTTCAGGAACAGGAGAAGAGGCTTCAGCAGCTGGCCGAGCCACAGAGTGACTACAAGGAGCTG AACGAGGACAAGAGCGCCCTGCAGTGGGAGCAGCAAGTAAAGGAGCTGCAGGAGAAGCTGGGCCAGGTGACGGAGACGGTCACCTCAGCCCAGAAGGAGCCagaggcagcagccccagcctcGGGGGCTGGGGGCGAGTCTGTGAGTGGGGAGACCCTCCGGGCCCTGCGGGAAGTCATGGAGAAGCTGGAG AGCGGCCTTATGGACCTCCTGGAGGAGAAGGCGGACCTGAGGGaacatgtggagaaactggaagttCGATTCATCCAGTACTGGAGAGAGAGATGCCATCA GAAAGTGCATCGCCTTCTAACAGAGCCAGGGGGCAGTGCCAAAGACGCAGCACCTGGAGGAGGACATCATCAGGCTGGCCCAGGacaaggaggaggggaag GTGAAGCTGCTGGAGCTGCAGGAGATGGTGTTGCGGCTTGTGCCAACTATAACGAGGGGCACGGCAAATTCCTGGCCGCTGCCCGGAACCCTGCTGCTGAACCCGGTCCAGGAGCCCCAGCCCCCCAGGAGCTTGGGGCTGCCGACATGCATGGTG ATCTTTGTGAGGTGAGCCTCACCAACAGCGTGGAGCCTGCACAAGGAGAAGCCAGGGAGGGTTCTTCCCAGGACAACCCTACTGCACAGCCAATCGTGCAGCTCCTTGGTGAGATGCAGGACCACCAAGAGCACCCAGGCTTGGGCAGAAACCCCTGTGTGCCATGCTTTTGCTGGGCTTGGCTGCCCAGAGGAAGGAGATAA
- the LOC129050321 gene encoding golgin subfamily A member 8B-like isoform X5: MAEETRQSKLAAAKKKLKEYWQRNSPGVPAAAKRNRKANGSSPETATSGGCHSSEASPRQEQAAVLDSRSVKISRLNNTIKSLKQQKKQVEHQLEEEKEANSEKQKAQRELEVQIQRLNIENKKLNTDLYRTKRSLRYFEEESRDLAGRLQRSSQRTGELERALCAVAATQKKPDGFSSRSKALMKMQLEQSIREQILLKRHVTQLKESLKEVQLERDQYALQIKGERAQWQQRMRKMSQEVCTLKEAKKHDTHRVEELERSLSKLKNQTAEPLLPDPPAVPSEVELQDLRKELERVAGELQAQVENNRRINLLNRGQKERLREQEERLQEQQERLQEQEKRLQQLAEPQSDYKELNEDKSALQWEQQVKELQEKLGQVTETVTSAQKEPEAAAPASGAGGESVSGETLRALREVMEKLESGLMDLLEEKADLREHVEKLEVRFIQYWRERCHQKVHRLLTEPGGSAKDAAPGGGHHQAGPGQGGGEGEAAGAAGDGVAACANYNEGHGKFLAAARNPAAEPGPGAPAPQELGAADMHGDPRLPLSKDLCEVSLTNSVEPAQGEAREGSSQDNPTAQPIVQLLGEMQDHQEHPGLGRNPCVPCFCWAWLPRGRR; this comes from the exons atggCAGAAGAAACTCGACAGAGCAAATTAGCTGCAGCCAAGAAAAAG TTAAAAGAATATTGGCAGAGAAACAGCCCTGGTGTTCCAGCAGCAGCGAAGAGGAACAGGAAAGCAAATGGCAGTAGCCCTGAGACAGccacttctggtggttgccactCATCTGAGGCT AGCCCACGCCAAGAACAAGCAGCAGTCCTGGACTCGAGGTCCGTAAAAATCAGTCGACTGAATAACACCATCAAATCTTTG aaacaacagaagaaacaagTGGAACATCAGCTGGAAGAA gaaaaggaagcaaacagTGAGAAACAGAAAGCCCAAAGGGagctagag GTTCAAATCCAGAGATTGAACATAGAGAACAAGAAACTAAATACGGACCTGTATCGCACGAAACGTTCTCTCAGATACTTTGAAG AAGAGTCCAGGGATCTGGCCGGCCGCCTGCAACGTTCATCACAGCGTACAGGAGAGTTAGAGCGGGCTCTCTGTGCTGTCGCCGCCACGCAGAAGAAGCCAGATGGG TTCTCGAGCCGCAGTAAAGCACTTATGAAGATGCAGTTAGAGCAGTCCATAAGGGAGCAGATACTGCTGAAACGACACGTGACACAG TTGAAGGAGTCACTTAAAGAAGTCCAGCTGGAGAGAGATCAATATGCACTACAAATAAAAGGAGAGAGGGCCCAGTGGCAGCAGAGGATGAGGAAAATGTCGCAGGAG gtTTGCACATTGAAGGAGGCGAAGAAGCATGATACGCATCGGGTAGAAGAGCTGGAGAGGAGTTTGTCCAAACTCAAAAACCAGACGG CTGAACCACTGCTCCCGGATCCCCCAGCAGTGCCCTCTGAGGTGGAGCTGCAAGACCTGAGGAAGGAGCTGGAGAGAGTGGCAGGAGAGCTCCAGGCTCAGGTGGAAAACAATCGGCGCATCAATCTCCTGAACCGTGGGCAAAAGGAGAGGCTTCGCGAGCAGGAGGAGAGGCTTCAGGAGCAGCAGGAGAGGCTTCAGGAACAGGAGAAGAGGCTTCAGCAGCTGGCCGAGCCACAGAGTGACTACAAGGAGCTG AACGAGGACAAGAGCGCCCTGCAGTGGGAGCAGCAAGTAAAGGAGCTGCAGGAGAAGCTGGGCCAGGTGACGGAGACGGTCACCTCAGCCCAGAAGGAGCCagaggcagcagccccagcctcGGGGGCTGGGGGCGAGTCTGTGAGTGGGGAGACCCTCCGGGCCCTGCGGGAAGTCATGGAGAAGCTGGAG AGCGGCCTTATGGACCTCCTGGAGGAGAAGGCGGACCTGAGGGaacatgtggagaaactggaagttCGATTCATCCAGTACTGGAGAGAGAGATGCCATCA GAAAGTGCATCGCCTTCTAACAGAGCCAGGGGGCAGTGCCAAAGACGCAGCACCTGGAGGAGGACATCATCAGGCTGGCCCAGGacaaggaggaggggaag GTGAAGCTGCTGGAGCTGCAGGAGATGGTGTTGCGGCTTGTGCCAACTATAACGAGGGGCACGGCAAATTCCTGGCCGCTGCCCGGAACCCTGCTGCTGAACCCGGTCCAGGAGCCCCAGCCCCCCAGGAGCTTGGGGCTGCCGACATGCATGGTG ATCCCCGCCTCCCTCTCTCCAAAGATCTTTGTGAGGTGAGCCTCACCAACAGCGTGGAGCCTGCACAAGGAGAAGCCAGGGAGGGTTCTTCCCAGGACAACCCTACTGCACAGCCAATCGTGCAGCTCCTTGGTGAGATGCAGGACCACCAAGAGCACCCAGGCTTGGGCAGAAACCCCTGTGTGCCATGCTTTTGCTGGGCTTGGCTGCCCAGAGGAAGGAGATAA
- the LOC129050321 gene encoding golgin subfamily A member 8B-like isoform X8: MAEETRQSKLAAAKKKLKEYWQRNSPGVPAAAKRNRKANGSSPETATSGGCHSSEASPRQEQAAVLDSRSVKISRLNNTIKSLKQQKKQVEHQLEEEKEANSEKQKAQRELEVQIQRLNIENKKLNTDLYRTKRSLRYFEEESRDLAGRLQRSSQRTGELERALCAVAATQKKPDGFSSRSKALMKMQLEQSIREQILLKRHVTQLKESLKEVQLERDQYALQIKGERAQWQQRMRKMSQEVCTLKEAKKHDTHRVEELERSLSKLKNQTAEPLLPDPPAVPSEVELQDLRKELERVAGELQAQVENNRRINLLNRGQKERLREQEERLQEQQERLQEQEKRLQQLAEPQSDYKELKNEDKSALQWEQQVKELQEKLGQVTETVTSAQKEPEAAAPASGAGGESVSGETLRALREVMEKLESGLMDLLEEKADLREHVEKLEVRFIQYWRERCHQKVHRLLTEPGGSAKDAAPGGGHHQAGPGQGGGEGEAAGAAGDGVAACANYNEGHGKFLAAARNPAAEPGPGAPAPQELGAADMHDLCEVSLTNSVEPAQGEAREGSSQDNPTAQPIVQLLGEMQDHQEHPGLGRNPCVPCFCWAWLPRGRR, encoded by the exons atggCAGAAGAAACTCGACAGAGCAAATTAGCTGCAGCCAAGAAAAAG TTAAAAGAATATTGGCAGAGAAACAGCCCTGGTGTTCCAGCAGCAGCGAAGAGGAACAGGAAAGCAAATGGCAGTAGCCCTGAGACAGccacttctggtggttgccactCATCTGAGGCT AGCCCACGCCAAGAACAAGCAGCAGTCCTGGACTCGAGGTCCGTAAAAATCAGTCGACTGAATAACACCATCAAATCTTTG aaacaacagaagaaacaagTGGAACATCAGCTGGAAGAA gaaaaggaagcaaacagTGAGAAACAGAAAGCCCAAAGGGagctagag GTTCAAATCCAGAGATTGAACATAGAGAACAAGAAACTAAATACGGACCTGTATCGCACGAAACGTTCTCTCAGATACTTTGAAG AAGAGTCCAGGGATCTGGCCGGCCGCCTGCAACGTTCATCACAGCGTACAGGAGAGTTAGAGCGGGCTCTCTGTGCTGTCGCCGCCACGCAGAAGAAGCCAGATGGG TTCTCGAGCCGCAGTAAAGCACTTATGAAGATGCAGTTAGAGCAGTCCATAAGGGAGCAGATACTGCTGAAACGACACGTGACACAG TTGAAGGAGTCACTTAAAGAAGTCCAGCTGGAGAGAGATCAATATGCACTACAAATAAAAGGAGAGAGGGCCCAGTGGCAGCAGAGGATGAGGAAAATGTCGCAGGAG gtTTGCACATTGAAGGAGGCGAAGAAGCATGATACGCATCGGGTAGAAGAGCTGGAGAGGAGTTTGTCCAAACTCAAAAACCAGACGG CTGAACCACTGCTCCCGGATCCCCCAGCAGTGCCCTCTGAGGTGGAGCTGCAAGACCTGAGGAAGGAGCTGGAGAGAGTGGCAGGAGAGCTCCAGGCTCAGGTGGAAAACAATCGGCGCATCAATCTCCTGAACCGTGGGCAAAAGGAGAGGCTTCGCGAGCAGGAGGAGAGGCTTCAGGAGCAGCAGGAGAGGCTTCAGGAACAGGAGAAGAGGCTTCAGCAGCTGGCCGAGCCACAGAGTGACTACAAGGAGCTG AAGAACGAGGACAAGAGCGCCCTGCAGTGGGAGCAGCAAGTAAAGGAGCTGCAGGAGAAGCTGGGCCAGGTGACGGAGACGGTCACCTCAGCCCAGAAGGAGCCagaggcagcagccccagcctcGGGGGCTGGGGGCGAGTCTGTGAGTGGGGAGACCCTCCGGGCCCTGCGGGAAGTCATGGAGAAGCTGGAG AGCGGCCTTATGGACCTCCTGGAGGAGAAGGCGGACCTGAGGGaacatgtggagaaactggaagttCGATTCATCCAGTACTGGAGAGAGAGATGCCATCA GAAAGTGCATCGCCTTCTAACAGAGCCAGGGGGCAGTGCCAAAGACGCAGCACCTGGAGGAGGACATCATCAGGCTGGCCCAGGacaaggaggaggggaag GTGAAGCTGCTGGAGCTGCAGGAGATGGTGTTGCGGCTTGTGCCAACTATAACGAGGGGCACGGCAAATTCCTGGCCGCTGCCCGGAACCCTGCTGCTGAACCCGGTCCAGGAGCCCCAGCCCCCCAGGAGCTTGGGGCTGCCGACATGCATG ATCTTTGTGAGGTGAGCCTCACCAACAGCGTGGAGCCTGCACAAGGAGAAGCCAGGGAGGGTTCTTCCCAGGACAACCCTACTGCACAGCCAATCGTGCAGCTCCTTGGTGAGATGCAGGACCACCAAGAGCACCCAGGCTTGGGCAGAAACCCCTGTGTGCCATGCTTTTGCTGGGCTTGGCTGCCCAGAGGAAGGAGATAA